In one window of Frigoriglobus tundricola DNA:
- a CDS encoding zinc-binding dehydrogenase: MLGLTACAWLEALGATAVACDVSETRLSQAVRFGARHLAKPDALTELVRSLTHDRGADLALELSGSAAAAAAAVDVLRAGGTAVWAGTVSPTDPVPINPETVVRRCLTVTGVHNYAPPDLAAAVAFLAANHARFPFAELVEKSFPLGDVAAAFRFAEAERPVRVAVECG; this comes from the coding sequence ATGCTCGGCCTGACCGCGTGCGCGTGGCTCGAAGCACTCGGCGCGACCGCCGTCGCCTGTGACGTGAGCGAGACCCGGCTGTCGCAGGCCGTTCGGTTCGGGGCGCGGCACCTCGCAAAGCCGGACGCGCTGACCGAACTCGTGCGGTCGCTCACGCACGACCGCGGCGCGGACCTGGCGCTCGAACTCAGCGGGTCCGCGGCCGCGGCCGCAGCGGCGGTCGACGTACTGCGCGCCGGTGGGACGGCCGTGTGGGCCGGCACCGTCTCGCCCACCGACCCGGTCCCGATCAACCCGGAGACGGTGGTGCGCCGGTGCCTGACCGTGACCGGCGTGCACAACTACGCCCCCCCCGATCTCGCCGCCGCGGTGGCGTTTCTCGCCGCGAACCACGCGCGGTTCCCGTTCGCGGAGCTGGTCGAGAAATCGTTTCCGCTCGGCGACGTCGCCGCGGCGTTCCGGTTCGCGGAGGCCGAGCGCCCGGTCCGCGTCGCCGTTGAGTGCGGCTGA
- a CDS encoding MFS transporter, translating into MPDEAARLRRWQLVTVATLFTGYAGYYVCRSNLSVVSPLLLDEYGAAGLTKAHIGDIASMGVLLYAIGKTLNGVAAEYVGGKRIFLLGMFASVACTVLFALAPLVAAPLGGVASGFGLPVAVLLPFLLVWAANRFVQSMGWGGLVQIAARWFPASRMATVMGVLCMSYLLGDAAARLYLGGLVTAGLGWRGVFLASAATLGAIGGVSLFVLKNRPAALGLPEPPPPPGNVYGADAGHAPVSLRELLGPLCSSFTFWLVCLMNVGLTLVRETFNLWNPTYLKEVVKLDAGTAGMASLVFPLVGAGAALLAGWLVDRLNGRYGLVVVSSLVGLIVALGLFAWLPLEGETGLALALICAVAFFLLAPYTFCSGVLAVKLGGQRGGATAAGIIDTAGYLGATLAGSGVGRIAQHYGWSTAFAALAGVAALTALVATVYALRTPPATAPEERGG; encoded by the coding sequence GTGCCCGACGAAGCCGCACGCCTGCGCCGCTGGCAACTGGTCACCGTTGCCACTCTGTTCACCGGGTACGCCGGTTACTACGTCTGCCGGTCGAACCTCTCCGTCGTGTCGCCGCTGCTGCTCGATGAGTACGGCGCCGCCGGCCTGACGAAGGCCCACATCGGCGACATCGCATCCATGGGGGTGCTGCTCTACGCGATCGGGAAGACGCTCAACGGCGTCGCGGCCGAGTACGTGGGCGGCAAGCGGATCTTCCTGTTGGGCATGTTCGCATCGGTCGCGTGTACGGTGCTGTTCGCCCTCGCGCCGCTGGTCGCGGCGCCGCTCGGGGGGGTCGCCAGCGGCTTCGGCCTGCCGGTCGCCGTGCTGCTGCCGTTCCTCCTGGTGTGGGCCGCGAACCGGTTCGTGCAATCGATGGGCTGGGGCGGGCTGGTGCAGATCGCCGCGCGCTGGTTCCCGGCCTCGCGCATGGCCACCGTGATGGGCGTTCTGTGCATGAGTTACCTCCTCGGCGACGCGGCGGCGCGCCTCTATTTGGGCGGGCTCGTGACGGCCGGCCTCGGCTGGCGGGGCGTGTTCCTCGCGTCCGCCGCGACGCTCGGCGCGATCGGCGGCGTCAGTCTGTTCGTGCTGAAGAACCGGCCCGCGGCCCTCGGGCTGCCGGAACCGCCGCCGCCGCCGGGCAACGTGTACGGCGCCGACGCGGGCCACGCGCCCGTCTCGCTCCGCGAGCTGCTCGGCCCGCTCTGTTCGAGCTTCACGTTCTGGCTCGTGTGCCTGATGAACGTGGGCCTGACGCTCGTCCGGGAAACGTTCAACCTGTGGAACCCGACGTACCTGAAGGAAGTGGTGAAACTGGACGCGGGCACGGCGGGGATGGCGAGCCTCGTGTTCCCGCTCGTCGGGGCCGGCGCGGCGCTGCTCGCGGGGTGGCTGGTGGACCGGCTCAACGGGCGGTACGGGCTCGTGGTCGTGTCGTCGCTCGTCGGGCTCATCGTTGCGCTCGGTCTGTTCGCGTGGCTGCCGCTCGAAGGGGAAACGGGGCTCGCGCTCGCACTCATCTGTGCGGTGGCCTTCTTCCTGTTGGCCCCGTACACGTTCTGTTCCGGCGTACTCGCGGTGAAACTCGGCGGGCAGCGCGGCGGCGCGACCGCGGCCGGCATCATCGACACGGCCGGTTACCTCGGTGCCACGCTCGCCGGTTCCGGTGTCGGCCGCATTGCCCAACACTACGGCTGGAGCACTGCGTTCGCGGCACTCGCGGGGGTCGCGGCCCTGACCGCGCTCGTCGCCACCGTCTACGCGCTCCGGACGCCCCCCGCCACGGCGCCCGAGGAACGGGGGGGCTGA
- a CDS encoding TIGR02996 domain-containing protein has translation MPSDLPALLAAVVADPADDVARLVYADCLEESGNAARAAFIRLQIEAERHHPDSNARAELEGQAEALFAEHWAEWWGEVCFSVGLPMPHPKPRSRFERIASRAGLRANPGAPYQRTPFRVAPGAEATTREPLYGFAGTHFRRGFPDAVEIHSERHTFLPRWRRVSPLDSIALSGMPYDWFDGPHLAGVRELSLGPAHSARIGTVVASPHCQNLESLTLFLPDARDHRAEAFLRRLLEMGSSDSILPHPPTWRLKRLTVPLVWDEVAEEVANAATLSELMSLRVVLTPFHELDHVGAGHRLAILSRSPHLAGLKELSVFSGLSAAGVAAAIQSPTWAGLHKLELNFQSFHDALVPFADPSALADLNELRLLNVRLGRNTVTALSRSALLKRVRHFAFSGGPINRETLPQLVAAVDRERIETFTLLIPRHETLRECATVLLNRWFGDRAAVRLC, from the coding sequence GTGCCCTCCGACCTCCCGGCGCTGTTAGCGGCGGTCGTCGCCGACCCGGCCGACGACGTGGCCCGGCTCGTCTACGCCGACTGCCTGGAGGAGAGCGGGAACGCCGCGCGTGCGGCGTTCATCCGTTTACAGATCGAAGCCGAGCGTCACCACCCGGACTCGAACGCCCGCGCCGAACTCGAAGGCCAGGCCGAGGCGCTATTTGCGGAACACTGGGCCGAGTGGTGGGGCGAGGTGTGCTTCTCGGTGGGTTTGCCGATGCCCCATCCGAAGCCGCGGAGCCGGTTCGAGCGGATCGCGAGCCGCGCCGGACTGCGCGCGAACCCCGGCGCCCCGTACCAACGTACCCCATTTCGTGTGGCACCGGGGGCCGAAGCGACGACACGCGAGCCGTTGTACGGATTCGCCGGAACACACTTCCGGCGTGGCTTTCCGGACGCCGTCGAAATCCACTCCGAACGACACACCTTCCTCCCGCGCTGGCGCCGTGTGTCGCCGCTCGACAGCATAGCGCTTTCCGGTATGCCATACGACTGGTTCGACGGACCGCACCTCGCGGGCGTTCGCGAGCTGTCTCTGGGCCCAGCCCATTCGGCCCGAATCGGAACCGTTGTTGCGTCCCCACATTGCCAGAATCTGGAAAGCCTCACTCTCTTTTTGCCGGACGCTCGCGACCACCGTGCAGAAGCGTTCCTGAGACGCCTGTTAGAGATGGGCAGCTCGGACTCAATTTTGCCGCACCCGCCAACGTGGCGTCTGAAGAGGTTAACTGTCCCGCTGGTCTGGGACGAAGTGGCAGAAGAGGTGGCGAACGCCGCCACCCTCTCCGAGCTGATGTCACTTCGAGTGGTACTGACGCCATTTCACGAGTTGGATCACGTGGGCGCCGGGCACCGGCTCGCGATTCTGTCGCGTTCGCCGCACCTCGCGGGGCTCAAGGAACTCAGCGTTTTCTCCGGCCTGAGTGCGGCCGGTGTCGCGGCCGCGATCCAAAGCCCGACGTGGGCAGGGCTCCATAAGCTCGAATTGAACTTTCAGTCCTTCCACGACGCGCTCGTACCCTTCGCCGATCCGAGCGCGTTGGCCGACCTGAACGAACTGCGTCTGCTCAACGTACGCCTGGGGCGCAACACGGTCACTGCTCTGTCCCGGTCCGCGCTGCTGAAGCGCGTCCGGCACTTCGCGTTCTCCGGCGGCCCCATTAACAGGGAGACGCTCCCCCAACTGGTCGCCGCAGTGGACCGTGAGCGGATCGAAACGTTTACGCTGTTGATCCCCCGGCACGAGACGCTCCGGGAGTGCGCGACGGTGCTACTGAACCGGTGGTTCGGGGATCGAGCGGCCGTGCGCCTGTGCTGA
- a CDS encoding alcohol dehydrogenase catalytic domain-containing protein codes for MPRLTMIKAAIFDGPDQPLRVERVSAPAIKRGEALVRVSLCTVCGSDLHTFSGRRRERTPCVLGHEPVGVVEEINGDLFDVSGAPVRAGDRVVWAVAVSCGACFFCRRGLPQKCDSLRKYGHEAVTPQCGPVGGLATHCHLLRGTAIVRVPADLPDAVAAPAGCATATVAAVLRAGGLAEEKQPTPSPSLKGGEQDLRNSIAFGESKEADRAATPSLQGGGRGGGLSLLPRRGRLRPRDARPDRVRVARSTRRDRRRL; via the coding sequence ATGCCCCGGCTTACCATGATCAAAGCCGCGATCTTCGACGGCCCCGACCAGCCGCTGCGTGTGGAGCGCGTTTCGGCGCCCGCAATCAAACGCGGCGAAGCACTCGTTCGCGTGTCGCTGTGTACCGTGTGCGGCAGCGACCTGCACACGTTCTCCGGCCGCCGCCGCGAGCGCACGCCCTGCGTCCTCGGGCACGAGCCGGTCGGCGTGGTCGAGGAAATCAACGGCGACCTGTTCGACGTGAGCGGCGCGCCCGTGCGCGCCGGGGACCGGGTGGTGTGGGCCGTCGCCGTGTCGTGCGGGGCGTGTTTCTTCTGTCGTCGTGGGCTCCCGCAGAAGTGCGACTCGCTCCGCAAGTACGGGCACGAAGCCGTCACCCCTCAATGCGGTCCCGTGGGCGGTCTCGCCACGCACTGCCATCTGCTCCGGGGCACCGCGATCGTGAGGGTCCCGGCGGACCTGCCGGACGCGGTCGCCGCACCGGCGGGGTGCGCCACGGCGACCGTGGCGGCGGTGCTGCGGGCGGGCGGGCTCGCGGAAGAAAAGCAACCCACCCCCAGCCCCTCCCTGAAGGGAGGGGAGCAAGACCTACGGAATAGTATTGCGTTTGGCGAGTCGAAGGAGGCGGATCGCGCCGCCACCCCCTCCCTTCAGGGAGGGGGCCGGGGGGGTGGGTTGTCTCTCCTGCCCCGTCGTGGTCGTCTTCGGCCTCGGGATGCTCGGCCTGACCGCGTGCGCGTGGCTCGAAGCACTCGGCGCGACCGCCGTCGCCTGTGA